Proteins found in one Prochlorothrix hollandica PCC 9006 = CALU 1027 genomic segment:
- a CDS encoding restriction endonuclease subunit S, which translates to MTIELIQTDPLILTITEESASSIDTVDAGAAYTQYLHEQRGEFEQQPLANFVDVVSIRVDPRSSRYAGQIFEYIDLREVDDIYGYILTLKVNQGSEIGSIKHRFQKNDILFAKIMPSLANKKIALVTQDVTNAVASTEFIVLRKKAQAEINLYYLFRALRSDHFTRQATANVTGATGRQRISPSRLLELQIIVPPEEIQTQIGDAVEQEFTLRTLAAEQSKKANDLAQLVLGNLTLRTDS; encoded by the coding sequence ATGACTATCGAGTTAATTCAAACAGACCCTTTAATATTAACAATCACTGAAGAATCAGCCAGTAGTATAGATACAGTTGATGCTGGTGCAGCTTATACACAATATTTGCATGAGCAAAGAGGTGAGTTTGAACAGCAGCCTTTAGCAAACTTTGTAGATGTCGTATCAATAAGGGTTGATCCACGCTCTAGTAGATATGCTGGTCAAATTTTTGAATATATAGATTTACGAGAAGTAGATGATATTTATGGCTATATACTAACTCTTAAAGTTAATCAAGGAAGTGAGATTGGAAGTATAAAACATCGCTTTCAAAAAAATGACATTCTTTTCGCAAAGATCATGCCCAGCTTGGCAAACAAAAAGATTGCACTAGTAACTCAAGATGTAACTAATGCAGTAGCTTCAACTGAATTTATTGTTTTGCGCAAAAAAGCACAAGCTGAGATTAATCTTTATTACCTTTTTCGGGCTTTACGTTCTGATCACTTTACCCGACAAGCGACAGCAAACGTTACTGGTGCAACAGGGCGGCAGAGAATTAGCCCGTCTAGATTACTAGAATTACAAATAATTGTTCCCCCAGAAGAGATTCAAACACAAATTGGAGATGCTGTCGAACAAGAGTTTACGCTAAGGACATTGGCGGCAGAACAATCAAAGAAAGCTAATGACTTAGCTCAGCTTGTACTTGGTAATCTAACTCTTAGAACCGACAGCTAG
- a CDS encoding N-6 DNA methylase, translated as MPLNKQAILDDIFRSAPPLNSEDDCAENVVIPFLMRLGYDRNQIRRKVSITGTSGHRFRKQADIVVYVREHPALVVETKRIQHRLSEEDVNQALSYAQLLEPSTPIAVLTNGRDWEIYYLDRDDIGGLESIPEPQELESRILAISSNIVQLEKRQAAERLLLTIENKGDLEIAFRKCRKELAKEGLIAESAFDELTKILTCKFNEEKRAAEGLAYNRFTSHWLLGSGPLAALQQMFAEAKQTFNVFPTGTQIQIRSNETVEKIIRELEPFGLYGFKTPLGLAGAGGDVVGSVYEAFLTGTLRGDLGQYLTPRQLVEFMVEIADIKIEEKVLDLSCGSGGFLIRSFINIRKKIRSLNSSQDEKDHLVRNLVMNNLWGIEINPRLATLCRINMILHGDGYEHIYTGDSIREDFFENTDGRRTNFSDIEQNNAAMFDVILINPPFNIPYEDSATLNRYYLGRGKSAQGSDYLVLERAIRLLKPETGRLLVILPHGVASGVSDTEVRNFVKSNAYIHGCISLPVGSFKPFGGSNARTCVLYLKKTAGNNKKRFLAQAERVGYDITSKYYRETDLNDLPVIAEAYHRVKLNLQ; from the coding sequence ATGCCGTTGAATAAACAGGCTATCTTAGATGACATTTTTCGCAGCGCACCACCGTTGAACTCTGAGGACGACTGTGCTGAGAATGTTGTTATTCCTTTCCTAATGAGGCTTGGTTACGACAGGAACCAGATACGTCGAAAAGTTTCAATCACTGGAACTTCAGGACATCGATTTAGAAAGCAAGCTGATATCGTTGTTTATGTTAGGGAACATCCGGCTCTTGTTGTTGAAACCAAGCGTATTCAGCATCGATTGAGTGAGGAGGATGTTAATCAAGCGCTTTCCTATGCTCAACTTCTTGAACCATCTACACCAATCGCAGTTCTAACTAATGGACGTGATTGGGAAATTTATTATTTGGATAGAGATGATATTGGTGGCTTAGAATCCATTCCTGAACCGCAAGAGCTTGAAAGCAGAATACTTGCTATCTCTAGCAATATAGTTCAATTAGAAAAGCGACAAGCTGCTGAGCGGCTTTTATTAACTATTGAAAATAAAGGTGATTTAGAAATAGCATTTAGGAAATGTCGAAAAGAGCTGGCTAAAGAAGGACTCATTGCCGAGTCTGCATTTGATGAGCTAACTAAAATTCTCACTTGTAAGTTTAATGAAGAGAAAAGAGCTGCTGAAGGTCTTGCGTACAATCGCTTCACATCTCACTGGCTTCTTGGCAGTGGACCTCTAGCTGCTTTACAGCAAATGTTTGCTGAAGCGAAACAGACTTTTAATGTATTCCCTACAGGAACTCAAATTCAAATTAGAAGTAACGAAACTGTTGAAAAAATTATTCGTGAATTAGAGCCTTTTGGTCTTTATGGTTTTAAGACACCACTTGGCTTGGCTGGAGCAGGAGGAGATGTAGTTGGTTCTGTTTATGAAGCCTTTCTTACCGGAACACTTCGAGGAGATTTAGGACAGTATTTAACCCCAAGACAATTAGTTGAGTTCATGGTCGAGATAGCTGATATAAAAATTGAAGAAAAAGTCCTTGATTTATCATGCGGAAGTGGTGGCTTTCTTATTAGATCATTTATCAATATCCGCAAAAAAATTCGATCTCTTAATTCTAGCCAAGATGAAAAAGATCATTTGGTTCGTAATCTTGTAATGAATAATTTATGGGGGATTGAGATAAATCCACGGCTAGCCACTTTATGTCGAATAAATATGATTTTACATGGTGATGGCTATGAACATATTTATACAGGAGATTCAATCAGAGAAGATTTTTTTGAGAATACAGATGGACGGAGAACTAATTTTTCAGACATTGAGCAAAATAACGCAGCAATGTTTGATGTAATTCTCATTAATCCCCCGTTCAATATACCCTATGAAGATTCTGCTACTCTAAATCGGTATTATCTAGGACGAGGTAAATCTGCTCAAGGTTCAGACTACTTAGTTCTTGAGAGAGCAATTCGACTATTGAAGCCTGAAACTGGACGTTTGTTAGTTATTTTGCCGCATGGTGTTGCCAGCGGAGTTTCCGATACTGAAGTTCGCAACTTTGTGAAATCTAATGCATATATTCATGGTTGTATAAGCTTACCTGTCGGATCATTTAAGCCGTTTGGAGGGTCTAATGCTAGAACCTGTGTTTTGTATCTCAAGAAGACTGCTGGAAACAATAAAAAGCGTTTTCTAGCACAAGCTGAACGTGTTGGCTATGACATTACCTCAAAATATTATAGAGAAACTGATCTCAATGACTTACCTGTTATCGCGGAAGCCTATCATAGAGTAAAGCTAAACTTACAATGA
- a CDS encoding Uma2 family endonuclease has protein sequence MVSLTIPSPFHLTLSQFEALAQANRDRRLERTATGELIVMRLEQPSPSRT, from the coding sequence ATGGTCAGTCTGACGATTCCCAGCCCTTTTCACCTTACGCTGTCCCAATTTGAAGCCTTGGCCCAGGCTAACCGCGATCGCCGCTTGGAACGTACCGCCACGGGAGAACTGATTGTTATGCGGCTTGAGCAGCCTTCCCCTTCCAGAACATAA
- a CDS encoding GDP-mannose 4,6-dehydratase, producing MKTALICGVSGQDGAYLAQLLLDRGYQVYGTSRDAQISTFRNLERLGIRDRIHLLSMAPSDFRSVLQVLTKAQPQEIYNLAGQSSVGLSFDQPVETLESIATGTLNLLEAIRFLGGGIKFYNAGSSECFGDAGHAAADETTPFRPRSPYAVAKAAAFWEVANYREAYGLFACSGILFNHESPLRPQRFVTQKIIAAACRIAQGEATPLELGNISVQRDWGWAPEYVEAMYRMVQQPEADDYVIATGVTISLEDFVAHAFTCVGLNWQDHVISDPTLFRPTDIAVGRANPAKAQRQLGWEAQYQWTDVVRSMVEVQQGLQA from the coding sequence ATGAAAACAGCCCTGATTTGTGGTGTCTCTGGCCAAGATGGAGCCTATTTAGCCCAATTATTGCTCGATCGCGGCTACCAGGTCTATGGCACCTCCCGCGATGCCCAAATATCCACCTTTCGCAACTTAGAGCGGTTGGGCATCCGCGATCGCATCCATCTGCTCTCCATGGCCCCCAGCGACTTCCGCAGCGTCCTCCAGGTTTTGACCAAAGCGCAACCCCAGGAAATCTATAACCTGGCGGGCCAAAGTTCCGTCGGTCTTTCTTTCGATCAACCCGTGGAAACCCTGGAAAGCATCGCCACCGGCACCCTCAACCTCTTGGAAGCCATCCGTTTTTTAGGGGGAGGGATCAAATTTTATAATGCGGGATCCAGCGAATGTTTTGGAGATGCGGGTCATGCTGCCGCCGACGAAACCACCCCCTTTCGCCCCCGCAGTCCCTACGCGGTGGCCAAGGCCGCTGCCTTTTGGGAAGTGGCCAACTACCGGGAAGCCTACGGGCTATTTGCCTGTTCGGGGATTTTGTTTAACCATGAATCCCCCCTACGGCCCCAACGGTTTGTGACCCAAAAAATCATCGCTGCGGCCTGTCGCATTGCCCAAGGAGAGGCCACCCCCTTGGAACTGGGCAACATCTCCGTACAGCGGGACTGGGGCTGGGCACCGGAATATGTGGAGGCCATGTATCGCATGGTGCAACAGCCTGAGGCCGATGATTATGTGATTGCCACGGGGGTGACCATCAGCCTGGAGGATTTCGTAGCCCACGCCTTCACCTGTGTGGGGTTGAACTGGCAGGATCATGTGATCAGTGACCCCACTCTGTTCCGACCGACGGATATTGCGGTGGGACGGGCTAATCCTGCCAAAGCCCAACGCCAGTTAGGTTGGGAAGCCCAATATCAGTGGACGGATGTGGTGCGATCGATGGTGGAAGTCCAGCAAGGGTTGCAAGCCTAG
- a CDS encoding GDSL-type esterase/lipase family protein has product MSDLCLVATMLAKMQLANADPHGPSRLISPPDRLSPSPKAVAGRKSAIHPDRGYPSATIPELSGRASGSTLPPCQTAVERVIQREDTATEARERVVPVVLRSSQTPTLTAPRPVTAPPTQTPRAVAVGSSAPLSLPSLSLPPASTQPTPRFAANYQGPVSGPQLYQQRRASLQAGRLYTRLPSDSFRSSWVNASQQPSYDQWKLLLAAESRAVAVGQGNRRLSIVVGDSLSLWMPREALPQNRLWLNQGISGDTTTGILQRIQAFRDTHPDTIYVMGGINDLLQGSSDATVIRNLEAIVSQLHQAHPQANIILQSILPTDNRIPNDRIRAINQHLAQIAQRQGVQYLDIHSYFADDRGNMRRDLTTDGVHLTAMGYGMWQSLWRQANGLLAQTRSREPVL; this is encoded by the coding sequence ATGAGCGACCTTTGTTTAGTTGCCACGATGCTGGCTAAAATGCAGTTGGCCAACGCCGACCCCCATGGACCCAGTCGTCTGATTTCCCCCCCCGATCGCCTTAGCCCTAGCCCCAAAGCTGTGGCCGGTCGCAAATCCGCCATTCACCCCGATCGCGGTTATCCCAGCGCCACTATCCCAGAACTCAGTGGCCGAGCCAGCGGCAGCACGCTCCCACCCTGTCAAACCGCTGTGGAACGGGTAATCCAGAGAGAAGACACCGCCACAGAAGCCAGGGAAAGGGTGGTGCCCGTCGTCCTGCGATCGTCCCAAACCCCAACCCTCACTGCACCTCGCCCCGTCACCGCGCCGCCGACCCAAACCCCTAGGGCGGTAGCTGTGGGATCTTCTGCCCCCTTAAGCCTGCCCTCCTTAAGCCTGCCCCCCGCCTCGACCCAACCCACCCCCCGCTTTGCCGCCAACTACCAGGGACCTGTCTCGGGTCCCCAGCTTTACCAACAACGGCGGGCTTCCTTACAGGCGGGCCGTCTCTATACCCGTTTACCCAGCGACAGTTTCCGCAGCAGTTGGGTCAATGCCAGCCAGCAGCCCAGCTATGACCAGTGGAAGCTCCTGTTGGCGGCGGAATCCCGCGCTGTGGCCGTGGGTCAGGGTAACCGTCGTCTCAGTATTGTGGTGGGGGATTCCCTCAGTTTGTGGATGCCCCGGGAAGCCCTGCCCCAAAACCGGCTCTGGCTCAACCAGGGAATTTCCGGGGATACCACCACGGGAATATTGCAACGGATCCAGGCGTTCCGGGACACCCACCCCGATACGATTTATGTGATGGGGGGGATTAATGATTTGTTGCAAGGATCCAGTGATGCCACGGTGATCCGGAATTTGGAAGCGATCGTCAGCCAACTGCACCAAGCCCATCCCCAGGCCAATATCATTCTCCAATCGATTTTGCCCACGGATAACCGCATCCCCAACGATCGCATCCGGGCCATTAACCAACATTTGGCCCAAATCGCCCAACGCCAGGGGGTGCAGTATTTGGATATACACTCCTATTTTGCCGACGATCGCGGCAATATGCGCCGGGACTTAACCACGGACGGGGTCCACCTCACCGCCATGGGCTATGGCATGTGGCAATCCCTCTGGCGGCAGGCCAATGGCTTACTGGCCCAAACCCGATCGCGGGAACCCGTACTCTAG
- a CDS encoding Uma2 family endonuclease, whose amino-acid sequence MSQPSPAPHPSGLPTGLPTGLPTMYDLPSEQVGESGLPDEFHRLQGELLTETCRSPLYDRDRCFIACDLNLYYDSRNTSLYKRPDWFLALDVPQANQQADLRWSYLVWQESVPPFLVLEFLSPGTEAEDLGTALRSLNQPPRKWEVYERLLRVPYYGVYDRYQNQFRLFCLQGSLYQELDLPRSQFWLEDLGLGLGLWDGDYQGIGGRWLRWYGVDNQWIPTTAEQVTQERREKEEAQRRAEQAESQYQALLQRLQAQGLDPQDFVS is encoded by the coding sequence ATGTCTCAACCGTCTCCCGCTCCCCACCCATCTGGTTTGCCCACTGGCTTGCCCACTGGTTTGCCCACTATGTATGATTTACCCAGTGAGCAGGTGGGGGAGTCGGGTTTGCCGGATGAATTTCATCGGTTGCAGGGGGAACTATTAACCGAAACCTGTCGATCGCCGCTGTATGACCGCGATCGCTGCTTTATTGCCTGTGACCTGAACCTTTACTACGACTCCCGCAACACCAGCCTCTACAAACGTCCCGATTGGTTCCTGGCCCTAGATGTGCCCCAGGCCAACCAGCAGGCGGATCTGCGCTGGAGCTATTTGGTGTGGCAAGAGTCTGTGCCCCCTTTCCTGGTGCTGGAATTTTTGTCCCCCGGTACTGAGGCCGAAGATCTGGGGACTGCGCTGCGGTCTCTCAACCAGCCGCCCCGGAAATGGGAGGTGTATGAACGGTTGTTGCGGGTGCCTTATTATGGCGTTTACGATCGTTATCAGAACCAATTCCGTCTATTTTGCCTCCAGGGCAGTCTTTACCAGGAACTGGATCTGCCTCGCTCCCAGTTTTGGCTTGAAGACCTGGGCCTAGGCTTGGGCCTGTGGGATGGTGACTATCAAGGCATTGGGGGTCGCTGGTTGCGATGGTATGGCGTAGACAACCAGTGGATCCCAACGACAGCGGAACAAGTCACCCAGGAACGCCGGGAAAAAGAAGAGGCCCAACGCCGAGCAGAACAAGCGGAGAGCCAATATCAGGCGCTACTGCAACGGTTACAGGCCCAGGGCTTAGATCCCCAAGATTTTGTGTCCTAG
- a CDS encoding NAD(P)H-binding protein produces MTHQRVLVTGATGRTGAIVLQKLRQDPDRFEGIGFGRSTQKVQDLFGSLDGFFFGDVRDRASLDTALVGCHSLIIASSSIPQLKAPPQAGQRPEFEFAPGEMPEAIDYQGQVNQIDAAQAAGVSHIVLISSMGGTQADHPLNRLGNGNVLVWKRKAEQYLLDSGLTYTIIHHR; encoded by the coding sequence ATGACCCACCAACGGGTACTCGTCACCGGAGCCACCGGACGCACGGGGGCGATCGTCCTCCAAAAATTGCGCCAAGACCCCGATCGCTTTGAGGGCATCGGCTTTGGGCGATCGACCCAAAAAGTTCAAGACCTCTTTGGATCCCTAGACGGCTTCTTTTTCGGCGATGTGCGCGATCGGGCCAGCCTAGACACCGCCCTCGTAGGGTGCCATAGCCTGATCATTGCCAGCAGTTCTATCCCCCAACTGAAAGCGCCGCCCCAAGCGGGTCAACGGCCTGAGTTTGAGTTTGCACCGGGGGAAATGCCGGAGGCGATCGACTACCAGGGCCAAGTTAACCAAATCGATGCAGCCCAAGCCGCTGGAGTCTCCCACATCGTCCTGATTAGCTCTATGGGGGGCACCCAAGCCGATCACCCCCTCAACCGCCTCGGCAACGGCAATGTTTTAGTCTGGAAACGCAAGGCGGAGCAATACCTGCTGGACTCTGGTCTCACCTATACCATCATTCATCATCGCTGA
- a CDS encoding Rho termination factor N-terminal domain-containing protein — protein sequence MKKTKTHPKAKSKKVAKTQEKSADVQAAAVEGGSPAAPTITPEVVPPFSLETSLDWADERLDHLSRTWDSTDRQVYGAVGDFATAAFTTAHTLAQVALDDPIASPSLTPLPAMDPQLCDRLEQQRHRLRAEADTLLGTAADPDSIARVLSLEQLLDRIEARLLQLPTVTSPNPIYPEPGPQPDYGSMTLKQLQKLAKAAKIPSFSRLKKQELVHCLSSM from the coding sequence ATGAAAAAAACAAAAACCCACCCTAAGGCTAAATCCAAAAAAGTGGCTAAAACCCAGGAAAAATCCGCTGATGTCCAGGCTGCAGCCGTGGAAGGTGGGAGTCCCGCAGCGCCCACCATCACCCCTGAGGTGGTGCCCCCTTTTAGCCTAGAAACTAGCTTAGATTGGGCTGATGAGCGCCTCGATCATCTGTCTCGCACCTGGGACAGCACCGATCGCCAGGTCTATGGTGCTGTGGGAGACTTTGCCACCGCCGCCTTCACGACAGCCCACACCTTAGCCCAGGTGGCCCTCGACGATCCCATTGCCTCCCCATCCCTCACGCCCCTCCCTGCCATGGATCCCCAACTGTGCGATCGCCTGGAACAACAACGCCACAGGCTCCGGGCCGAGGCTGATACCTTGCTGGGTACCGCTGCCGACCCGGACAGTATTGCACGGGTGTTGAGTCTAGAGCAGTTGCTCGATCGTATTGAAGCCCGGTTATTGCAACTCCCCACCGTTACATCCCCCAATCCCATTTACCCCGAACCCGGCCCCCAGCCCGACTATGGGTCCATGACCCTGAAACAATTACAGAAGTTGGCTAAAGCTGCAAAAATTCCCAGTTTTTCCCGCCTCAAAAAGCAAGAATTAGTCCATTGCCTCAGCTCTATGTAG
- a CDS encoding ATP phosphoribosyltransferase regulatory subunit, with translation MVHQPPRGARDLLPLDVTQKQWVETRLRRVFQGWGYHRIITSTLERLDTLMAGDAIERSSVVTVQGDDEVELGLRPELTASIARAAVTRLAGTSFPLRLYYQANVFRQVYQGGRTIPQEYYQAGIELLGSGGLLADAEALLLLTDCLATLGLVPTAAEQNDPESSPLPWFLILGEAGLTHSLLDPFPEAVRKPVRHAIAHLDRLGLGTLALGPDLEAYALELFDLRGEPAQVLQRVSQLNLTPQQRERVTNLKDLVHLLGESLKSRFPSFGGRSPLILDLSLVQTFDYYTGIIFEVVRQTDSGQWQLGQGGRYDQLLGLYNPDGSCHPGIGFSLNIEVLQQVLLTLGQLPEFPPASQWLVVPMVPMVYGAAIAYGQKLRDTAEAVRVELHLQPDMSPQEIRDYARDRRLQRIAWIRPDALPDLEIVE, from the coding sequence ATGGTTCATCAACCTCCCAGGGGCGCACGGGATCTATTACCCCTCGATGTGACCCAAAAACAGTGGGTCGAAACCCGTTTACGCCGTGTTTTCCAGGGCTGGGGCTATCACCGCATCATTACCTCCACCCTGGAACGCTTAGATACCCTGATGGCGGGGGATGCCATTGAGCGATCGTCCGTCGTCACCGTCCAAGGGGATGATGAGGTGGAGTTGGGCCTGCGCCCTGAGCTAACTGCCTCCATTGCCCGCGCAGCGGTGACCCGGTTGGCGGGTACGTCCTTTCCCCTGCGCCTGTATTACCAGGCCAATGTTTTCCGCCAGGTTTACCAAGGGGGGCGCACAATCCCCCAGGAATATTACCAAGCGGGTATTGAACTCCTGGGCAGCGGGGGCTTGTTGGCCGATGCTGAAGCCCTCTTGCTGTTGACCGACTGTTTAGCCACCCTAGGGCTAGTGCCCACCGCTGCGGAGCAGAACGACCCTGAATCGTCCCCCCTGCCCTGGTTTTTAATTCTGGGGGAGGCCGGTTTAACCCATTCCTTGCTGGATCCGTTCCCAGAGGCCGTGCGCAAACCGGTGCGCCACGCCATTGCCCACCTCGATCGCCTGGGCCTGGGAACCTTGGCCCTAGGGCCAGATCTGGAAGCCTATGCCTTGGAACTGTTTGATTTACGGGGAGAACCGGCCCAGGTGTTGCAGCGGGTCAGCCAGTTAAACTTAACCCCCCAACAGCGGGAGCGGGTCACCAATCTCAAGGATTTGGTGCATCTCCTGGGGGAGAGCCTCAAATCCCGGTTCCCCAGCTTTGGGGGGCGATCGCCCTTAATTCTGGATCTCAGCCTGGTGCAAACCTTTGACTATTACACCGGCATTATTTTTGAGGTGGTGCGCCAAACGGATTCGGGCCAGTGGCAACTGGGCCAGGGGGGTCGCTACGATCAGTTATTGGGGCTGTATAACCCCGACGGTTCCTGCCATCCCGGCATTGGCTTTTCCCTGAATATCGAGGTCTTGCAACAGGTCTTGTTGACCCTGGGTCAGTTGCCGGAGTTTCCCCCCGCTAGCCAGTGGCTGGTGGTGCCCATGGTGCCCATGGTCTATGGGGCGGCGATCGCCTATGGCCAGAAACTACGAGATACAGCGGAGGCGGTGCGGGTGGAGCTACATTTGCAGCCGGACATGAGTCCCCAAGAGATTCGGGACTATGCCCGCGATCGCCGCTTGCAGCGCATTGCCTGGATCCGACCCGATGCCTTACCCGATTTAGAAATCGTGGAGTAG
- a CDS encoding J domain-containing protein yields MSFQVTQGLFSLDNFNDCHAILGVAVTADTNTIRKRYLKIARRLHPDSFIGQDQSYKKLATQLFSKLVGPAYNTLCQERDRKEYLLLIQLKGKQAIQQQVSLATLGDIAPTLAQAANLDAAYEQALASLVPVQYEVLTQSLDIIGQLSELNLTYLMLSQGGSRSIPTVPTASATTGNDPSNSTTTSPAAPTETAPSKTASSLDSYLRRAQDYIAQKDFRSATLDLRDALRVDPNDSRCHALMGTLYLEQKNLPMARVSIKRALELDPSNGIALKAKQRLEKLGQTVDVGGSTKRGSSSSTRRSDSKSDQGGGFLGGLFGGKKK; encoded by the coding sequence ATGTCTTTTCAAGTCACCCAAGGACTCTTTTCCCTCGACAACTTCAACGACTGCCATGCCATTTTGGGGGTAGCGGTTACTGCCGATACGAATACCATTCGTAAGCGTTACCTCAAAATCGCCCGTCGCCTCCATCCTGACAGCTTTATCGGTCAGGATCAGAGCTATAAGAAGCTAGCGACCCAATTATTCTCTAAATTAGTAGGACCTGCCTACAACACCCTCTGCCAGGAACGCGATCGTAAAGAATATCTGCTGTTGATTCAACTCAAAGGCAAACAGGCCATTCAGCAGCAGGTGTCCCTGGCCACCTTAGGGGACATTGCCCCGACCCTGGCCCAGGCTGCAAACTTAGATGCAGCCTACGAACAAGCCTTGGCGAGTCTTGTGCCGGTGCAATATGAGGTGCTGACCCAAAGCCTGGACATCATCGGCCAACTCAGCGAACTGAACTTAACCTATTTGATGCTGAGCCAAGGGGGATCCCGATCGATCCCAACAGTCCCAACTGCCTCGGCGACCACGGGTAACGATCCCTCGAACTCGACGACCACCAGTCCCGCAGCCCCGACAGAAACTGCCCCCTCTAAGACCGCCTCATCCCTGGATAGCTATCTCCGCCGTGCCCAGGATTACATTGCCCAAAAGGATTTCCGCAGCGCCACCCTGGATCTGCGGGATGCCCTGCGAGTTGATCCCAACGACAGCCGCTGTCATGCTTTAATGGGGACGCTGTATTTAGAGCAGAAGAACTTACCCATGGCCCGGGTTTCCATTAAACGCGCCCTTGAATTAGATCCCAGCAATGGCATTGCCCTGAAGGCGAAACAACGGCTGGAAAAACTGGGCCAAACGGTAGACGTGGGTGGCAGCACCAAACGCGGTTCTAGCAGCAGCACCCGCAGGTCGGACTCCAAGTCTGATCAAGGGGGGGGATTTCTCGGTGGTCTATTTGGGGGTAAGAAAAAATAA
- a CDS encoding glucose-6-phosphate isomerase, translated as MDAAALWQRYQDWLYYHPELGMYLDVSRMGFDDGFVDRLTPALTQAFQSMAALEAGAIANPDEQRMVGHYWLRNSDLAPTPALKQDIDQTLADITTFTHQIHSGAVRPPSASRFTHILSIGIGGSALGPQFVSEALTPADAPLQITFIDNSDPAGIDRILAKLGDHLSTTLVLVVSKSGGTPETRNGMVEVQHAYQQQGLVFARHAVAITGDGSSLDQQAKTEGWITTFPMHDWVGGRTSQLSAVGLVSASLLGIDIQAMVQGAKIMDEATRIPQLKQNPAALLALSWYYAGNGKGEKDMVVLPYKDSLLLFSRYLQQLVMESLGKEKDLDGNTVYQGLAVYGNKGSTDQHAYVQQLREGVPNFFATLIEVLEDRTGPSIAIDNGATTGDFLSGFLQGTRAALYGNQRDSITLTIPAVTPRLVGALIALYDRAVGLYGFMINVNAYHQPGVEAGKKAAATVLDLQTKAVAAVQAAGQALSLTELAHKIQAPDQVESLYLILRHLDANGRSIKLIGNPAQPATLSVEARVEVR; from the coding sequence ATGGACGCTGCGGCACTGTGGCAACGTTATCAGGACTGGCTTTATTACCACCCTGAACTAGGCATGTATTTAGATGTCAGTCGCATGGGCTTTGATGATGGTTTTGTCGATCGCCTCACCCCTGCCTTGACCCAAGCCTTCCAAAGTATGGCCGCCTTAGAGGCTGGGGCGATCGCCAACCCCGACGAACAGCGCATGGTGGGCCACTACTGGTTGCGTAACTCTGACTTGGCTCCCACCCCAGCCCTGAAGCAAGACATCGACCAAACCTTGGCCGACATTACCACCTTCACCCACCAGATCCACAGCGGTGCCGTGCGTCCCCCCTCCGCCTCCCGCTTCACCCATATTTTGTCCATTGGCATTGGGGGATCGGCCCTCGGTCCCCAGTTTGTCAGCGAAGCCTTAACCCCGGCTGATGCGCCCCTCCAGATCACCTTCATTGACAACAGCGATCCCGCCGGCATCGATCGCATCCTCGCCAAACTAGGGGATCACCTCAGCACCACCCTCGTGCTCGTGGTGTCCAAATCCGGCGGCACCCCCGAAACCCGCAATGGCATGGTGGAAGTCCAACACGCTTACCAACAGCAGGGTCTCGTCTTTGCCCGCCATGCTGTCGCCATCACCGGTGACGGCAGCAGCCTCGATCAACAGGCTAAAACAGAAGGCTGGATCACCACCTTCCCCATGCACGACTGGGTGGGGGGACGCACCTCCCAACTCTCCGCCGTGGGACTCGTGTCCGCCTCGCTCCTGGGCATTGATATCCAGGCCATGGTCCAGGGGGCCAAGATCATGGACGAAGCCACCCGCATTCCCCAGCTCAAGCAAAATCCCGCTGCCCTGCTGGCTCTCAGTTGGTACTATGCCGGCAACGGCAAAGGGGAAAAAGACATGGTGGTTTTGCCCTACAAAGATAGTCTGCTGCTGTTTAGTCGCTATTTGCAGCAGTTGGTGATGGAATCCTTAGGCAAAGAAAAAGACTTAGACGGTAACACGGTCTACCAAGGTCTAGCGGTCTATGGCAACAAGGGTTCCACCGATCAACATGCCTATGTGCAGCAACTGCGGGAAGGGGTTCCTAATTTCTTCGCCACCCTGATTGAAGTCTTGGAAGATCGCACCGGTCCCTCGATCGCCATCGACAACGGAGCCACCACCGGCGACTTCCTCTCCGGTTTCCTCCAGGGCACCCGCGCCGCCCTCTATGGCAACCAACGGGACAGCATCACCCTCACCATTCCAGCGGTGACCCCCCGCCTGGTGGGAGCCTTGATTGCCCTCTACGATCGGGCTGTCGGTCTCTATGGCTTCATGATCAATGTCAATGCCTATCACCAACCGGGCGTGGAAGCGGGCAAAAAAGCCGCCGCCACAGTACTCGACTTGCAAACCAAGGCCGTGGCAGCGGTGCAGGCAGCGGGTCAAGCCCTGTCTTTAACGGAGTTGGCCCACAAAATCCAAGCCCCGGATCAGGTGGAAAGCCTATACCTAATCCTCCGCCATTTGGATGCCAATGGGCGATCGATCAAACTCATTGGTAACCCCGCCCAACCCGCTACCCTCAGCGTTGAAGCCCGCGTTGAAGTCCGCTAA